Proteins encoded by one window of Cylindrospermum stagnale PCC 7417:
- a CDS encoding heavy-metal-associated domain-containing protein, translating into MTLQLTVPNMACSACANNITKALQTVDANASIQADPQTKLVSVETQASETAIKEALAAAGYPAN; encoded by the coding sequence ATGACACTCCAACTGACAGTTCCCAACATGGCTTGTTCTGCTTGTGCTAACAACATCACCAAAGCACTCCAGACAGTCGATGCTAACGCCAGTATTCAAGCTGATCCTCAAACCAAGCTTGTCAGCGTAGAAACTCAAGCTTCAGAAACAGCAATTAAGGAAGCGTTGGCTGCTGCTGGCTATCCCGCTAACTAA
- a CDS encoding RtcB family protein: protein MQPKNLQRLLRALGRQGLDVSYQNSTYSVRLTNSPNAPAAEVLLPEGFPVEAKALKQLANLANVRHPAGGCVCRACATPDFHPGDAGIAIGSVVETVGQVIPAAVGSDINCGMRLHVADLTIDQFLAKRDRFVELIKGDYFFGTRDVTMTAKTMQSLFQYGVPGWLDAMLDSPTGSFVKSNWQQLSQECDNIFLGGSMDGDWRLAPEELIPDAGIVRDGGLATIGGGNHFVEVQRVDKVENRALAYAWGVHEGQLALMIHSGSRNVGKYIGGMWRDQAKAAWQKGLKYPESQIFPLSTHSHPELVAGYLQAEATAANYGFINRLLLAELLRLRLREVYGDVEAPLVYDLPHNITLPFGQGWVTRKGACPAHPGQPVIIPGSMGDYSYLMVGKGNPAYSHSASHGAGRIRTRFDLNRRGASETEAELGLTGVDCITLREERRIEEAPAAYKPIQSVIDIQVEAEMVGVVARLSPVLTFKA from the coding sequence ATGCAGCCAAAAAATCTCCAACGTCTCCTGCGTGCTTTAGGGCGTCAGGGGTTAGATGTAAGTTATCAAAACAGCACTTATTCTGTGCGTTTAACTAATTCTCCAAATGCTCCAGCGGCCGAAGTCCTACTACCGGAAGGTTTCCCTGTAGAAGCAAAGGCACTGAAACAGCTAGCGAATTTAGCAAACGTCCGCCACCCTGCTGGTGGTTGCGTTTGTCGTGCTTGTGCTACCCCTGACTTTCACCCTGGTGATGCAGGTATCGCTATTGGTTCCGTAGTGGAAACCGTAGGACAAGTTATTCCGGCCGCTGTCGGTTCTGATATTAATTGCGGGATGCGTTTACACGTCGCCGATTTGACTATTGATCAATTCTTAGCAAAACGCGATCGCTTTGTCGAACTAATCAAGGGAGATTACTTCTTCGGTACGCGAGATGTCACCATGACAGCCAAAACCATGCAATCGCTGTTCCAGTATGGAGTTCCTGGTTGGTTGGATGCGATGCTAGACTCACCTACAGGGAGTTTTGTCAAGTCTAACTGGCAACAACTTTCGCAAGAATGCGACAACATTTTTTTAGGCGGTTCAATGGATGGTGACTGGCGACTTGCACCAGAAGAACTGATTCCCGATGCGGGAATAGTGCGCGATGGTGGACTAGCAACCATAGGAGGTGGTAATCATTTTGTCGAAGTGCAGCGAGTTGACAAAGTTGAAAATCGCGCTTTAGCCTACGCCTGGGGAGTGCATGAGGGACAGCTAGCTTTGATGATTCACTCTGGTTCGCGGAATGTGGGTAAATATATCGGGGGAATGTGGCGAGATCAAGCTAAAGCCGCATGGCAAAAGGGTTTAAAGTATCCTGAATCTCAAATTTTTCCCCTTTCTACTCATTCTCACCCCGAACTTGTTGCCGGTTATCTGCAAGCGGAAGCAACTGCTGCTAACTACGGCTTTATCAATCGTCTGCTGTTAGCGGAATTGCTGCGGTTGCGGTTGCGGGAAGTTTACGGTGATGTAGAAGCACCGCTAGTTTATGATTTGCCTCACAATATCACCTTACCATTCGGTCAGGGTTGGGTAACGCGAAAAGGTGCTTGTCCGGCTCATCCAGGACAGCCAGTAATTATCCCTGGTTCGATGGGTGATTATTCTTACTTGATGGTAGGCAAAGGTAATCCAGCATATTCTCATTCTGCATCACATGGAGCGGGAAGAATTCGGACTCGTTTCGACCTTAACCGCAGAGGTGCATCGGAAACTGAAGCCGAACTAGGATTAACCGGAGTTGACTGCATCACCTTGCGCGAAGAACGCCGCATTGAGGAAGCACCCGCAGCCTACAAACCGATTCAGTCTGTGATTGATATCCAAGTTGAAGCGGAAATGGTGGGTGTTGTGGCGCGGTTGAGTCCGGTTTTGACGTTTAAGGCGTAG
- a CDS encoding heavy metal translocating P-type ATPase, with protein MDNLTLKLRGMSCASCANNVEQAILSVPGVIDCNVNFGAEQATIKYDRQRVNLEKIQTAIDAAGYSSYSLDDQSMGEDDAEKASRLAENRELTLKVMVGGVISIFLFLGSLPMMTGLNLPLIPGFLHHPWVQLVLTTPVEFWCGGSFFRNAWKSLKRRTATMDTLIVLGTGAAYLYSVFVTIFPGFLRDKGLEGHVYYEVAAIVVTLILLGRFLESRAKGQTSAAIHKLMGLQPRNARVIRGGVEMDVPIGEVEVNDLILVRPGEKIPVDGEVITGVSTVDEAMVTGESLPVKKQPGDEVIGATINGAGAFEFRVTRVGKDTFLAQIVKLVQEAQGSKAPIQRLADQVTGWFVPAVMAIAIATFIIWFNFTGNFTLATITMVSVLIIACPCALGLATPTSVMVGTGIGAENGILIKGAESLELAHKIQIIVLDKTGTLTLGKPTVTNFVTVNGTDASNELQLLQLAATVERNSEHPLAAAVVKYAQSQEVSLSEFAVTEFASQTGSGVQGIVAENLVQIGTQRWLAELGINTDTLQQYQQDWEAASKTVIWIAVDGELQGVMGIADALKPSSAAAVKALQKLGLEVVMLTGDNHPTAQAIAQEIGITQVFAEVRPDQKAAMIQSLQNATASKSKIVAMVGDGINDAPALAQADVGIAIGTGTDIAIAASDITLISGDLYAIVTAIQLSRATIRNIQQNLFFAFIYNIIGIPIAAGILYPIFGWLLNPIIAGAAMALSSLSVVSNALRLRNFQPKLTL; from the coding sequence ATGGATAATCTGACGCTCAAGCTCCGGGGCATGAGTTGTGCTTCCTGCGCCAATAATGTCGAACAGGCGATTCTCTCTGTTCCTGGGGTGATTGATTGCAACGTTAACTTTGGAGCAGAGCAAGCAACCATTAAGTACGATCGCCAACGAGTCAATTTAGAGAAAATCCAAACCGCTATCGATGCAGCGGGATACTCATCTTACTCACTCGATGATCAAAGCATGGGTGAAGACGATGCCGAGAAAGCGAGTAGGCTAGCAGAAAACCGGGAACTTACCCTCAAGGTAATGGTAGGCGGTGTAATTAGCATTTTCCTGTTTTTGGGGTCATTGCCAATGATGACTGGGCTAAATTTACCTTTGATTCCCGGATTTTTGCATCATCCTTGGGTGCAGTTGGTGCTAACAACTCCCGTTGAGTTTTGGTGTGGTGGGTCTTTTTTCCGCAATGCTTGGAAGTCTCTTAAACGCCGTACAGCAACGATGGATACACTGATTGTGTTGGGTACGGGTGCAGCTTATCTCTATTCTGTGTTTGTGACGATTTTTCCTGGGTTTTTGCGGGATAAAGGCTTAGAAGGTCACGTTTATTATGAGGTGGCGGCGATTGTCGTCACCTTAATTCTTTTGGGGCGATTTTTGGAAAGTCGCGCTAAGGGACAAACTTCGGCAGCTATCCACAAACTCATGGGACTGCAACCGAGAAATGCCAGAGTGATTCGGGGTGGGGTGGAGATGGATGTTCCCATTGGGGAAGTTGAAGTTAATGATCTGATTTTGGTGCGTCCTGGGGAAAAGATTCCCGTGGATGGCGAGGTGATTACGGGGGTTTCCACGGTAGATGAGGCAATGGTGACGGGTGAAAGTCTGCCTGTGAAAAAGCAGCCAGGGGATGAGGTGATTGGGGCAACGATTAACGGTGCGGGTGCGTTTGAGTTTCGGGTGACAAGAGTCGGTAAAGATACGTTTTTGGCGCAAATTGTCAAATTGGTGCAAGAAGCTCAAGGTTCTAAAGCACCGATTCAGCGCTTGGCAGATCAGGTGACGGGGTGGTTTGTGCCGGCTGTAATGGCGATCGCGATCGCTACTTTCATTATCTGGTTTAACTTCACTGGCAACTTTACTCTCGCCACAATCACAATGGTGAGTGTGCTAATTATCGCCTGTCCCTGTGCTTTGGGTTTAGCTACCCCCACCTCTGTCATGGTGGGAACTGGCATTGGTGCGGAAAATGGCATTTTGATTAAGGGCGCCGAAAGCTTGGAATTAGCGCACAAAATCCAAATTATCGTTCTCGATAAAACGGGAACTTTGACTCTGGGTAAACCCACAGTGACAAACTTTGTGACTGTCAACGGCACAGATGCCAGTAACGAACTCCAGCTTTTACAATTAGCTGCAACGGTAGAAAGGAATTCTGAGCATCCTTTGGCCGCTGCGGTGGTGAAATATGCCCAATCTCAAGAGGTGAGTTTATCCGAGTTTGCGGTAACTGAATTTGCATCTCAGACAGGTAGTGGTGTCCAAGGTATTGTTGCTGAAAATCTCGTACAAATTGGGACACAACGCTGGTTAGCAGAATTAGGAATTAACACCGATACTCTCCAGCAGTATCAACAGGATTGGGAAGCCGCCAGTAAAACAGTGATTTGGATAGCTGTAGATGGTGAGTTACAAGGGGTCATGGGTATTGCCGATGCCCTGAAACCGTCGTCAGCAGCGGCAGTGAAAGCACTACAAAAGTTAGGTTTAGAAGTAGTGATGCTCACTGGAGATAATCACCCAACTGCTCAGGCGATCGCCCAAGAAATCGGGATCACCCAAGTGTTTGCCGAAGTCCGACCAGACCAAAAAGCCGCCATGATCCAATCTTTGCAAAATGCCACAGCTTCAAAATCCAAAATTGTCGCTATGGTGGGTGATGGGATTAATGATGCACCAGCCCTAGCTCAGGCCGATGTTGGCATAGCGATTGGTACAGGCACAGATATTGCGATCGCCGCTAGTGATATCACTTTAATTTCTGGAGACTTGTATGCGATCGTTACAGCTATTCAACTCAGTCGCGCCACCATCCGCAATATCCAGCAAAATCTCTTCTTTG